A portion of the Lolium rigidum isolate FL_2022 chromosome 1, APGP_CSIRO_Lrig_0.1, whole genome shotgun sequence genome contains these proteins:
- the LOC124665224 gene encoding DNA (cytosine-5)-methyltransferase CMT1-like, with amino-acid sequence MSSPSPERRRSTRPRPKLSYADADSDDEPERGGKRRRNAGVKPGARKGGKAKGEPKRRRRLAEAPAMMEEEGGAIDDDMCASEPDAEEMRRQEEEEVEAALLEAEEQAKAGTLRARRKRKVATRRRTGLRREGASESDDHFVGDPMPDDEARRRWPEKYKPKDSDGPKASTKKKRSNAVAEEEKEKRARCHYRSAIVEGATFDLGDDVYVRAPPGEDDYIGRITEFFQGIEHKSYFCCRWFYRVADTVITPKLLEVPDHEHDHKRVFLSEEKDDNLIESIISKVKITYVAPNLTQQEKAELISNSDLYYDMAYSVAYSTFANVPPENGGPTGSETTSDISCDNVDSSMEKAIADLPVPPDAQMETATLLDLYSGCGAMSTGLCQGAPLSGLKLTTKWAVDMNEYACDSLKHNHPRTHVRTEKAENFLKLLQEWDKLCKEYDVHNSTCLPRILNDDEDDENGVNEPLLEGTFEVEKLVDICYGDPNKIETDGLWFKVRWKTYDSSHDTWEPLDGLRDSPECIKDFVESGYRESILPLPVLPKFPLPTHVATKRGQHVPTKFSQCLVACDETESKLLDKALFLKDAIDDLPEVENHQPKDVMAYKGRPNTDLQRYIRLNRKDMGDNSLGDSTPKEGQLFDHQPLELNKDDYQRGANFRDLKGVRVPDYAMTFVKGRSLKPFGRLWWDETVSTVVTRAEPHNQAILHPNQNRVLTVRENARLQGFPDYYRLFGPIKQKYIQVGNAVAVPVARALGYSLGQAYQQGEFSGEQRPLFKLPGNFVPAALATATRLPQGSPAGEVCAFNSLNLLELSVSLNSLVALELWLMRSCRRYASHRLPEQIPDAEACSDNALGVGGQESARHVDVGHRALPGEAVALTEHQDSAREGNARDDAGS; translated from the exons ATGTCATCGCCGTCGCCCGAGAGGAGGCGCTCCACGCGGCCCCGGCCCAAACTGTCCTACGCTGACGCGGACTCCGACGACGAGCCCGAGCGCGGCGGAAAACGCCGGCGCAATGCGGGGGTGAAGCCCGGTGCCCGTAAGGGCGGCAAGGCCAAGGGCGAGCCGAAACGGAGGCGGCGCTTGGCCGAGGCGCCGGCTATGATGGAGGAGGAGGGTGGCGCGATCGACGACGACATGTGCGCGTCGGAGCCGGACGCGGAGGAGATGCggaggcaggaggaggaggaggtggaggccgccTTGCTCGAGGCGGAGGAGCAGGCCAAGGCGGGGACTCTTCGCgccaggaggaagaggaaggtggCGACGAGGCGGAGGACCGGGCTGAGGAGGGAGGGCGCCTCCGAGTCCGACGACCACTTCGTCGGCGACCCGATGCCAGATgacgaggcgcggcggcggtggccggagaaGTACAAACCCAAG GATTCTGACGGTCCGAAAGCTAGCACTAAGAAGAAGCG GTCTAATGCAGTGGCGGAGGAGGAAAAGGAAAAGCGTGCTCGGTGCCACTACAGATCTGCCATCGTGGAAGGCGCCACTTTTGATCTTGGGGATGATGTCTACGTCCGG GCTCCTCCTGGCGAGGATGATTATATTGGAAGGATTACCGAATTTTTCCAAGGAATTGAACATAAATCATATTTCTGTTGCCGTTGGTTTTACCGTGTGGCTGATACG GTTATCACACCCAAGTTGTTGGaggttcctgatcatgaacacgaTCATAAGCGTGTTTTCCTTTCAGAGGAAAAGGATGATAACCTGATTGAGTCAATTATCTCGAAAGTAAAAATTACTTATGTTGCCCCAAAC TTAACACAACAAGAAAAGGCTGAGCTTATATCAAATTCAGACTTGTATTATGACATGGCGTATTCCGTGGCATATTCCACATTTGCCAATGTGCCACCAG AAAATGGTGGACCAACAGGCAGCGAAACAACATCAGATATTTCTTGTGACAATGTTGACTCTTCTATGGAAAAAGCAATTGCTGACCTTCCAGTACCACCTGATGCACAAATGGAAACAGCGACACTGCTGGATCTATACTCTGGCTGTGGTGCCATGTCAACCGGGCTTTGCCAGGGTGCTCCATTGTCTGGCTTAAAATTGACTACA AAATGGGCTGTAGACATGAACGAATATGCTTGCGACAGTCTAAAGCACAACCACCCACGCACACAT GTACGAACTGAGAAGGCCGAGAATTTTCTTAAACTCCTTCAGGAGTGGGATAAACTTTGTAAGGAATATGACGTCCATAATAGCACTTGTCTACCACGGATTTtgaatgatgatgaagatgacgaaaATGGAGTAAATGAACCTCTTTTGGAGGGTACTTTTGAGGTTGAGAAGCTTGTTGATATATGCTATGGTGATCCAAACAAAATTGAAACAGATGGCTTGTGGTTTAAG GTACGGTGGAAAACATATGATTCCAGCCATGATACCTGGGAGCCCCTTGATGGCCTTAG AGATTCTCCGGAATGTATTAAAGATTTTGTGGAGAGTGGATATAGGGAATCCATTTTACCCTTGCCT GTACTCCCAAAGTTTCCGCTTCCGACACATGTTGCTACTAAGCGAGGACAACACGTGCCAACTAAATTCTCG CAATGTCTAGTTGCATGTGATGAAACGGAATCTAAGCTTTTGGACAAAGCTCTTTTTCTTAAAGACGCGATAGATGATTTACCGGAG GTTGAAAACCATCAACCTAAAGATGTGATGGCATATAAAGGTAGACCCAACACGGATTTACAGCGCTATATCCGTCTCAACCGCAAAG ACATGGGGGACAACTCGCTTGGAGATTCCACTCCAAAGGAAGGACAACTATTTGATCATCAGCCGCTCGAACTGAATAAGGATGATTACCAAAGA GGGGCAAACTTCCGCGACTTGAAAGGTGTCCGG GTCCCTGATTATGCTATGACGTTCGTCAAGGGGAGGTCACTGAA ACCATTTGGACGCCTGTGGTGGGATGAAACCGTGTCTACTGTTGTGACCAGAGCCGAGCCTCACAACCAA GCCATTTTGCATCCCAATCAGAACAGAGTTCTGACCGTTAGAGAAAACGCAAGGCTGCAGGGCTTCCCGGATTACTATAGGCTGTTTGGCCCCATAAAACAAAA ATATATCCAAGTTGGAAACGCCGTCGCTGTTCCTGTAGCCCGAGCCCTGGGATATTCACTGGGACAGGCATACCAGCAGGGTGAATTCAGTGGAGAGCAGCGCCCCTTGTTCAAACTGCCTGGGAACTTCGTCCCTGCGGCCCTAGCAACAGCTACAAGATTGCCTCAAGGATCTCCTGCAGGCGAA GTGTGTGCCTTCAATTCTCTGAATTTGCTTGAATTATCTGTTAGTCTGAATTCTCTGGTTGCTCTTGAATTGT GGTTGATGAGAAGCTGCAGGAGGTACGCTAGTCATAGACTTCCCGAGCAGATTCCTGACGCGGAAGCCTGTTCAGACAATGCGTTGGGCGTCGGAGGCCAAGAGTCGGCCAGGCACGTCGACGTGGGGCACCGTGCTCTGCCTGGGGAGGCTGTGGCTTTGACGGAGCATCAGGACTCTGCTCGGGAAGGCAATGCTCGCGATGATGCGGGAAGCTAA
- the LOC124665234 gene encoding DNA (cytosine-5)-methyltransferase CMT1-like: MSSPSPERRRSTRPRPKLSYADADSDDEPERGGKRRRNAGVKPGARKGGKAKGEPKRRRRLAEAPAMMEEEGGAIDDDMCASEPDAEEMRRQEEEEEEAAALEAEEQAKAGTLRARRKRKVATRRRTGLRREGASESDDHFVGDPMPDDEARRRWPERYKPKDSDGPKVKTKKKRSNAAAEEEKEKHARCHYRSAIVEGATFDLGDDVYVRAPPGEDDYIGRITEFFQEIEHKSYFCCRWFYRVADTVITPKLLEVPDHEHDHKRVFLSEEKDDNLIESIISKVKITYVAPNLTQQEKAELISNSDLYYDMAYSVAYSTFANVPPENGGPTGSETTSDISCDNVNSSMEKAIADLPVPPDAQMETATLLDLYSGCGAMSTGLCQGAPLSGLKLTTKWAVDMNEYACDSLKHNHPRTHVRTEKAENFLKLLQEWDKLCKEYDVHNSTCLPRISNDDEDDENGVNEPLLEGTFEVEKLVDICYGDPNKIETDGLWFKVRWKTYDSSHDTWEPLDGLRDSPECIKDFVESGYRESILPLPVLPKFPLPTHVATKRGQHVPTKFSQCLVACDETESKLLDKALFLKDAIDDLPEVENHQPKDVMAYKGRPNTDLQRYIRLNRKEMGDNSLGDSTPKEGQLFDHQPLELNKDDYQRGANFRDLKGVRVPDYAMTFVKGRSLKPFGRLWWDETVSTVVTRAEPHNQAILHPNQNRVLTVRENARLQGFPDYYRLFGPIKQKYIQVGNAVSVPVARALGYSLGQAYQNGEFSGEQRPLFKLPGNFVPAALATATRLPQGTPAGEVVEEE, translated from the exons ATGTCATCGCCGTCGCCCGAGAGGAGGCGCTCCACGCGGCCCCGGCCCAAACTGTCCTACGCTGACGCGGACTCCGACGACGAGCCCGAGCGCGGCGGAAAACGCCGGCGCAATGCGGGGGTGAAGCCCGGTGCCCGTAAGGGCGGCAAGGCCAAGGGCGAGCCGAAACGGAGGCGGCGCTTGGCCGAGGCGCCGGCTATGATGGAGGAGGAGGGTGGCGCGATCGACGACGACATGTGCGCGTCGGAGCCGGACGCGGAGGAGATGCggaggcaggaggaggaggaggaggaggccgccgcgcTCGAGGCGGAGGAGCAGGCCAAGGCGGGGACGCTTCGCgccaggaggaagaggaaggtggCGACGAGGCGGAGGACCGGGCTGAGGAGGGAGGGCGCCTCCGAGTCCGACGACCACTTCGTCGGCGACCCGATGCCAGATgacgaggcgcggcggcggtggccggagagGTACAAACCCAAG GATTCTGACGGTCCAAAAGTTAAGACTAAGAAGAAGCG GTCTAAtgcagcggcggaggaggaaaaGGAAAAGCATGCTCGGTGCCACTACAGATCTGCTATCGTGGAAGGCGCCACTTTTGATCTTGGGGATGATGTCTACGTCCGG GCTCCTCCTGGCGAGGATGATTACATTGGAAGGATTACCGAATTTTTCCAAGAAATTGAACATAAATCATATTTCTGTTGCCGTTGGTTTTACCGTGTGGCTGATACC GTTATCACACCCAAGTTGTTGGaggttcctgatcatgaacacgaTCATAAGCGTGTTTTCCTTTCAGAGGAAAAGGATGATAACCTGATTGAGTCAATTATCTCAAAAGTAAAAATTACTTATGTTGCCCCAAAC TTAACACAACAAGAAAAAGCTGAGCTTATATCAAATTCAGACTTGTATTATGACATGGCGTATTCCGTGGCATATTCCACATTTGCCAATGTGCCACCAG AAAATGGTGGACCAACAGGCAGCGAAACAACATCAGATATTTCTTGTGACAATGTTAACTCTTCTATGGAAAAAGCAATTGCTGACCTTCCAGTACCACCTGATGCACAAATGGAAACAGCGACACTGCTGGATCTATACTCTGGCTGTGGTGCCATGTCAACCGGGCTTTGCCAGGGTGCTCCATTGTCTGGCTTAAAATTGACTACA AAATGGGCTGTAGACATGAACGAATATGCTTGCGACAGTCTAAAGCACAACCACCCACGCACACAT GTACGAACTGAGAAGGCCGAGAATTTTCTTAAACTCCTTCAGGAGTGGGATAAACTTTGTAAGGAATATGACGTCCATAATAGCACTTGTCTACCACGGATTTcgaatgatgatgaagatgacgaaaATGGAGTAAATGAACCTCTTTTGGAGGGTACTTTTGAGGTTGAGAAGCTTGTTGACATATGCTATGGTGATCCAAACAAAATTGAAACAGATGGCTTGTGGTTTAAG GTACGGTGGAAAACATATGATTCCAGCCATGATACCTGGGAGCCCCTTGATGGCCTTAG AGATTCTCCGGAATGTATTAAAGATTTTGTGGAGAGTGGATATAGGGAATCCATTTTACCCTTGCCT GTACTCCCAAAGTTTCCGCTTCCGACACATGTTGCTACTAAGCGAGGACAACACGTGCCAACTAAATTCTCG CAATGTCTTGTTGCATGTGATGAAACGGAATCTAAGCTTTTGGACAAAGCTCTTTTTCTTAAAGACGCGATTGATGATTTACCGGAG GTTGAAAACCATCAACCTAAAGATGTGATGGCATATAAAGGTAGACCCAACACGGATTTACAGCGCTATATCCGTCTCAACCGCAAAG AAATGGGGGACAACTCGCTTGGAGATTCCACTCCAAAGGAAGGACAACTATTTGATCATCAGCCGCTCGAACTGAATAAGGATGATTACCAAAGA GGGGCAAACTTCCGCGACTTGAAAGGTGTCCGG GTCCCTGATTATGCTATGACGTTCGTCAAGGGGAGGTCACTGAA ACCATTTGGACGCCTGTGGTGGGATGAAACCGTGTCTACTGTTGTGACCAGAGCCGAGCCTCACAACCAA GCCATTTTGCATCCCAATCAGAACAGAGTTCTGACCGTTAGAGAAAACGCAAGGCTGCAGGGCTTCCCGGATTACTATAGGCTGTTTGGCCCCATAAAACAAAA ATATATCCAAGTTGGAAACGCCGTCTCTGTTCCTGTAGCCCGAGCCCTGGGATATTCACTGGGACAGGCATACCAGAATGGTGAATTCAGTGGAGAGCAGCGCCCCTTGTTCAAACTGCCTGGGAACTTCGTCCCTGCGGCCCTAGCAACAGCTACAAGATTGCCTCAAGGAACTCCCGCAGGCGAAGTAGTGGAGGAAGAATAA